Genomic DNA from Theobroma cacao cultivar B97-61/B2 chromosome 3, Criollo_cocoa_genome_V2, whole genome shotgun sequence:
TTGGATCGATTATATACGCGCCAACTCTGTGCTTTATGATTGAAGCATTTTTATGCATTAATTGGGACATTTGGTTCACTTTTTTGGCAAGTTTGTGGTCCTTTGGTTGTTAAAATAATTGGGAATGTGAATTGGTTTATGTCTACTGTTTTAAGTGTTAATGTAATCCCACGAGCTCAGTGTGTCAAACCCTAGTAAGTTTATTGGGTTTACTGCATTGTAGAAATTTCCATCTGTGAAAAGCCGAGTTGAGCATCAAGTGATGTTCATTAAGCTGTGAAAGAtatttattactattattgGAGCATTGGTGTTCATTGTTTGTTTTATTCAGCTTTCTTGTGACATGCAGGAATTGGAAAGATCAAAGCTGGGACAGTCAGATGAGAGAACCATATACGAGGTAAGGTTTTTGCTCttaaaattataatctattttgagaatgatgaaaaatgaacATATTTGAATGCTTATCAAGGTGCAGCATGGAAGAGAGCCTGCCGATGTTGACTTCTGTTCAATCACGGTGGATGGAAGTTTAGATGATGACATATTGCAGCAGCGGATTCATAATGTTACTAGACAGAGAGAGGAGCTCCAGCAGATGGAGGTTGAACTTCGAGCTCAGGCTATTGCAAGATCAAGGATCCTGGAAATGCAAAGCAGCTGTGATGCTAAAATCAAAGCCCATGCAAACGCTGCCTCTAAGCTTGAGGTTTGAATTTAGAATATGATTTGTAGTATGATTGTTCTGAAATACAACtttcagagaaaaagaattaagTCATGTTTTAACTTCTtctataacttataatattatctttaatttatttaaaaggaaaaaaagagaattaagTTTTATATAACATTATAAACATTAAGAAATTTATGTCATCATGTGTTGACTGTTGAAGTGAGTTAATGTTAAACCTGTCTTTTTCTGGAGTTGAATCCAAGAAATGTTGTTATTCAATTTGAAATTACATATTGAACATCTCATGTTTGAAATAGTTTACAAAGTACCAGTTTGATCTGTTGAcacttgaaattattttaagcaTGCTACCAGTAGATTCTACCGAAGGTGCTGTCTTTTTGTGACGATCAATCTGCATTTTGGCTTTATTTGCTTCAATAGGAGCAACTCCATGAAAGTGAACAGGCCATACATGAATTAGAAAGGAAAATGGAAGAGAAGGAGAGAGAACTGCATGCCATCAAAGTGGAAAAAGAAGAGGTCTGTCAATTTGTTCGTTCTGTTTTTGGACaaacttttttcctttttttttgattGATGTGTTGTTTAGTGAGTCATGTATAAATTAATGCTTGTATTATCTTGGCAGGCCTGGGCAAAGGAAGACCTTCTAAGAGAGCAAAATAAGGAGCTGGCAACTTTCAGGTGTGTGTTTGTGTTTTACTTGCTCTACCTTTTTATTGGCAGTAGACCTAAGCCTCAAAGCATACCATTGATAtgaatgttttatttatatttccAATTTCTGTGAGACCAACatgagtgaaaatttttaaacctATTCAAGGGTTGAGGTAATATGTTAGCTTAGTTTTTTATCTCTGAATATAAACCTTCTGAAATTTAGATGTGTTTCCtgtcctttttttctttggcaGAAGAGAACGTGATCATTCAGAAGCTGAGAGAGCCCAACATATAAAGCAGATACATGATCTTCAAGAGCATGttcaagagaaagagaggCAGCTTATAGAGTTGCAGGAGCAGGTCCATACATTCGCATGATTTATTGCACTAGTTTTCTTAGTTTTAATTGCAGGAGGTTAAGGCATTAATATTCTATTACATTGTCTTTGGTGTGCGTCTGTAGGTTATTGAAAATTACGGTTACTTATTTTCagattaaatttatttacaagAACAAATTTGTTTGTGTTGGAAATGGTAGCCATGCAACAATTGTTCCAATTTCAATTAAGTGTAATGTTGATTGCTAGATCAAGCTGCATTTCCTAATAGTAGTCTTATTCTTCAGTATAGGGCTGCTCAGGAGACCATTCTTTATAAGGATGAACAGTTGAGAGAGGCCCAAACTTGGATTTCACGTGTCCAGGAGATGGATGCGTTGCAGTCCAGCACTAATCACTCGCTACAGGCTGAATTGCGAGAACGTACAGAGCAATATAACCAGCTCTGGCATGGCTGTCAGAGACAGGTTGATGAGCTTTTAGTTTCTTGTTtacatttttctctctttcctttaaATAAATAGATTTGTTCTCATTTTAGCACTTTTAAATTGACCTTCTTCCCGGTTGTTAATGTTAGTTTGCAGAGATGGAGAGACTTCATTTACATACAGTACATCAGCTTCAACTTGAGCTGGCTGATGCAAGAGAAAGGAATGGTTCTTATACTGATGAATCACATATATCCCAAGCAAATTCAAAAGATTTATCTCAATTTGGTCAAAATAATGGAAACCAAGTGGATTCTAATGGAAGTGGTGCAACAAATGCTAATGCTGGGGTCATTTCAAATGGGACTTCAGACAATGTTCAATCGTTTGCTTCAGCTGGCAATGCACCAACTCAGGTAAAATTGCTGGCTTTTCTTTGTTGTCATTACTGAGAGTGTATTGTAATcagaaatttaatatttataaccATCTATATGGTGATGATAGGTGTACACCTTTCTTCATATGGTTATGTATTTCAGTGACAAAATATGATACAACTgtatatttagttttattaaAGTAATGGATGTCTAGACTCCTCCCCTCCTTTCCTCTTTCTACATGCTCATCTTATATCTGGTTTGAGCTGGTGCttataaactcatttttacAAGTTTATAGTTGTAAAGCTTAGCGCCAGCTTTTAATAATAATCAATTTGTGATCTTTCTGTTTTGTGTtactctttttattaattcctctCTTTGTTCCTTTAAATGGTTGTGTTAAATATCAGAACCAGAATGACCATGTTTCGAGTGTTCCGATTGCTCCATCATCTCTACTTGGGATGCCTACCTACCTCCCACCTGGGCAGGTGACTGCTTTGCATTCGTTTGTCATGCATCAACAAGGGGTTCCCCCTTCGGTGGCATCTCATGTTGGACACTACTCAATGCCAGCAATGTCATCCATCCAACAGTGGCAGAACCAACAGGTATTGTCAGACCAATGCATTATCATTTTTTCCTCatgttttctttgttataTGTTTTTGGAAATATAATGGTTTTTCGTCGTGCTTTTCAGACTGCATCAGAGGGTTTCCAGCGATCTGCACATAATCAACTTCCACCATCCCAAACTGATCAAAGCCTTGGGAGGTCAGATGTAAAgtatgattatgaaatgtCTGTCAATGGACAAACCATTCATCCAGACTATCTGGATCATATCAGCCAAGGGCCAGAGGCCAATTCTGTGATGTCATCATCTGCTGGGAAAGCACAGGTTCTTTAAATCAAGATGATTTTATTAACAGTGCTTAGTATTGTGGTCTTGTGTTCTCGTAAATTGTTAAGACCATTTCTTTGCAGGTCCTTGAGTCAATTAACACAAGTTACATTGTGGACCCACAACCTGAGCCAAGCTTGCAGCAAGTTTCTTCTCAATTTCATGATGCATTGAGATTGGGCACTCTTGAACAGAGCTGTGAATCCAAGGTTTGTCTGTTTGGCTAGGCTTCAGGCAGTTGGAAATCTCTTAGAGCTAAATTCTACTTGAATTTGAACTGGACAGGAACAGAATATTCTGAATATGAATAATCACGTGCTGGAGAACCAAGTTCTAGCAGTAGAAGGAGCAAGTACTGCTGCTAGCCCATCTCCTCCTGATACTTCAGTGCACTCTGTTAATTTTAGTGAAACAACAATCAACGATGGCACTGATGCTACTTTGCCCGAGAAGTCTGTCTCAACTGGGCAGACTATCTTGATATCAGCCAAGACTTCAGAGACTGCTCTGCTTGATGAAAGATCATTATTGGCTTGCATAGTTCGCACTGTTCCTACCGGTGGCAGAATTCGGATCAGTTCAACGGTTAGTGGGTCTGcaaataatttttcctacCTAGGTCAACTTAGCTAGTATGACATTTAAGCCCTGTAAAAATGGGGTGTGACTTGTATCTGTCAATTGCAGCTACCAAATAGGCTGGGGAAAATGCTTGCACCTTTACATTGGCATGATTACAAGAAAAAGTATGGAAAGCTGGATGACTTTGTAGCCAGTCACCCCGAGGTTTGTTTCTTGCaactttttacatttttatatgCATGCGGATTATACTTTCTGAAGAGTTCAAATAGtgattttttttgtgatttcAGTTATTTGTGATTGAGGGTGATTATATTCAGCTTCGGGAGGGAGCCCAAGAGATGATAGCAGCCACTGCTGCTGTTGCCAAAGTTGCTGCAGCTGCCGCAGCATCGTCTCCTTACTCCTCATTTTTGCCTTCTGTTGCTGTTACTCCAATGGCACAGCCTAATCGACTAAAGAAGGTGCTCCCATCAATTGATTCCAACCATGTGAAGAATGAGAATGCTGTTTTCAAGGAGTATGCAGCCATCTCTAAAAATGCAGCTGATAATCGTTCACAGCTTTTAGGAATGCAGAATCAACATGCCAATGGCATTTGTTTTGGTGTGGCTGGAGGTCTCTCAAATGTAAAGATATTGAGCAAATCTAAAGATCCTGCTGAAATTAATGGAGCAAATTTTGAGAGATCAAGTGTGACAAGTGTTGAAAGCAAGGGCTCTGGTCATGGAAGgtctaattcaaattttgttggaaaacAGCAGGGCAGGTATGTGGCTTAAAATTCTGCAGATTGCCAAAGGTCATTTAAAAGTGTATGTTTTTGTGCCATGAGCTAATTGAGCTTAATTGTGTTGTACAATGGCAGGGCAACTGGGGCAGCATTATCTTCTAGAAGATAGTGGGTGCATTTACCTCAATTGTGAGTTGTTTAATTTATTGTGTTATATGTTCGTTATCTATGCGTCCTGTATTCTATTACAGCTCCTTGACCAATTTTAATTTGCAATGACCTAAATTTGAATCATTTAGTACACTGAAGTACTAAGAATCCACACTATTGCAATTGCATTAGATAATGTGTTTGTCCTTTCCTGTTGGGATTGAGTGAAAGTCTGAGATATATCATACACTGTCACAGCATCTGTTTTTGCACTAAGCAGTTATAGAGTTTTATGGGCATGTCAATATTAAGGGTAGGATAATTAGATTTATGAACAATTAACTCAACCTTCATAAACTGATATTTTAGTTTGTTGGTATAGCATATTTGAAtttcattgtttttataatcatCATTTAACTAAATTAGTTTCGAGATTTACCAATTGCATTTTGTTCTGGCAGGATATACTGAATTGCAATGTTCAGTTGTGGAACATGCATTATTGCAGATTGCAAGCATCTTGGGATATGATTTGTAGTTAAATGTATCTCCTGATCTTGGTCATCGGCAATCTTTTACATCTGAGAAAATTCTCTGATTGGATCATAAGCTGactatttaaattgttttgctGCGCCTTTTGGCCGTCTGTTGGAAGAAAacactattttatttaatgcgTGTTCATGTCATACTCAAGCTGCACATTTTATTTCCTGCATCAGTATTCGAGGCACCCATACGTAACTATGCATTCTGGTACGTCATACTGATTTCACTTTGTGAATTCCTAAGTAATTAAAGCAATGGTGAATCGGGTCAAATGCTCATCCAGCTGCTTGGTTTGCCTTTTGGAGTATTTAAGCGGAAATTACAATGGAATGCAGTCAGTCAAGCCGCACGCAACTTGGGTtgtcatttttcaaaattgaaatgCTAGCAGCTCATATTGATTACTTAACATTGTGGACGCAGAGGGTGGGGTCTGGGAATTCCATGGGGCCAAGGGCTACTTAAAAGCCACCTACGGTGAGGAAATTGCTCAATTGTTTTACAACACCTAAActaaaagaaacagaaaataaagaaaacttaATAGAGTTTGGCCTATTATGAACGCTCTTGGAATCCACACTCCCAAGAAAGAAGTTGAAACGCGGAACTTTGGgccatttttgaaaaaaaaaaactataccCTGGATTCCTGACCTGAGGATTATTGCCTGCCTCCAATTCGCTAGATAAGGGGTTTTGAGCGGTTGAAGAAATCGTAAGCATCTGATCAGATGCTCTGTACGGTGCTTAAAGGACGTTAGCCCAAATGGTACAACGACCGTCATGTGATGAATGGGATATTGTTCACACGATCACTTTGCCATAATTGTAAGATTATCCATGCAACCTAGGAAGCTTAAAAGAGTTTTTTATTCATACCCAATGTGTTGCCAAGAGATTCATGTGCGCAATACAACTCAAGTCAAAGAGACGACAAAAAACACAAAGTTAGCTCTCCACATGTATTAGAGATATGTCCATACCACTTTCTTCCTCATTTTCCGTAGCACCAAAAATGACAGCAAAATGCAATCAGATGATTTGAGGCAGGGAAGTACCGGATGAGCTCTACACAATATAAACACCAGGGTATTAGCCATGTTAACATCATTTAAGCCTCATGCTCTCAGTATCTGTTGCGTTATGTCCATAGGCGGAGTTTTGAAGGCCTTCATCAGCACCATCTTCTGAGCTATCCTGTTTGATTGCTTGAACGTTCATGAAATTGTTTCCAAGCCCACTTTGCACGCCCTGATAAGTACCACTAGGGGCAGCAGATCTTAAGCCCATTTGTGGTTGGTTGAGTTGCTGTTGTTGGAGATACATCAGCTGCTGTGTTTGCTGCTGCTGGTCATTCAAATGGAAAGGCAACTTCGGAGCTAAGAAACCTGGATGTTGCTTAGCCATTACAGCTTGTGCACACTGAACGTATTGCTCTTGCTGCACTGCAGACTGTGGAGGCATCTACAATGTTTCACAAATGAGCTCAGATAACTGCATTTTTAGTTTGTTCAAAGATCTTAGATAGAAGAAGTCTCTGAGACAGCACCTGAGAAGATGTTGTTGGTGCTTGTGGCTGTGCATCAGCAATTTTAGCTAGATACATTAGGTTCTGCTGCAGCTGAGCTTGAAACCTGAATCATTCATATTAAATCAGAGTAGATGTCATAAGTAACGGCACTGGTAAACAGACTATATTACTCATAAAGACTTAAACATACAGATCTACCCTAGTTCTTCCGCTATGGTGGCCCCTGTTCTACAGTTCCTTACATTACTCAGAACAATAATAAACAATCATTCATCTCATCTTTGAAATAATAGATGACCAAAGTATCCAATAGGTATGTATGTGTTCCTTTGCAGTTTTTGCCAATACTACCATTTTAGAATGGATCTCAGAAAACTCAGAAAGCTTACAAGTTGAGCACTTAACCAGCGCTGAGGAGGAAGCAAACGAGTGGTTTAATGCTTTCTTTCCGAGAATTTAACAATCCAactttacaaaagaaaaattttttatgtgaAGAACTCAATGTAAGGGGTGAGCCAAGAAAACCAACCACAGAAGGCCTATTAAATGCATATTTACCAAGGAGATGCACCAGAGACACTGTGAAGCATGAATGGGGGTAAAAATACAAGCCTTTTAACATCAAGGAGTGAGTGAATGCCATTGATCTAAACATTCAGCTCACGGCATAAATCAGAACGCCAAGCCCAATAACGATTTGATATAATGTAGGAAGTAAACAAAAGAGGAACATTATGTTTAAAAAGGGTCTCTCACGAGGCATTCTCAGCGAACTTCCCCTGGTTTTGATTCTCCAGTATTGCCATAATCAACTGTTTATTCTCGTCCAGGCACTGCAACAAGCATGGTCCATCATCATATCAATATCCAAGAAACAGATACACGTTTTTCTCAACACACCATTCTTGTTTctcttaaagaaaaaagaaaaaaatttagaaagaaaattgTCCACATTAACCATAAGATGTGCagctaagaaaagaaaatgatatgATTATGAAAACGATGATAAATGATCAAGAACGTCAAGTTAGAATTCGGAAAAGTTACTTTGATCACAGAAATAAGCACAAAAGAGAAATGCATGCAATACCCATCAATCAAAAACACAATAAATATCCAGTGTGTTAGAAGGGCAATGCTGTAAAGATCAAATAAACCTTCTGAATCTGCTCAGTGGTGATGGTCATCAACTGTGGAGTCTGCTGCATATTTCCCTCTTCACAATCACAAAAAcggaaggaaaaaaaaatgaaagaaacgCAGACCCTAACCCTAAGTTTTTCTTGAAATGGGAAGAAGATAGAAGGAGAAAGGGGGCAAAAGAGGGCTGCTTGTTCTGCTCCACGCTTGCAATGTGTATTTTTGCACCCTctctatttatatatatttgctcCGCTCAACATATGTTGCCGCAGCCCACAAACAGCAATTACTAAATTGAAACGCCCAAATataaatactaaataaaaGGCTGATGAAACGACATCGCTAAGTGGAGTAAGTGAGCAAAAGCGGTGTCGTTTTGAGCTATGTTTTCATACATAAAATTAGTTTCTTACGGGAAAAAGAGCATAAACAGAAGataggagagagaaaggaagggGGAAGACCAAAAATGGGTTATGTGTTGAGGGTGAGATTGGCTTCATTCTTCACCGGGGCAGCAACGGCATCGTTTCTGGGTCTCTACGTCCTCTACAAGGATTACAAGGTTGCCCATGAATCCATCACCCAACAGGTATTCCCCCATTTTcctatttatatttgtttcaTAGCACGTGGGGTACCTTTCAATCTCTTATGGAATTCATGGATTAATTTCTGGGTTATTAGATTTATGCTTACTTGcaagttttatttattaaagtCCATATCGTGGAGCTAGAAGTTTGGAGGTATAGGAAAGCTCGGAAACTAAATTTTGGGTATTTTATATGATCTTTTTCTCTATGTGGGTGTgctgatttttttgtttgtttactATACATTTGCAATATGAAGGAGGCATCGCATTGCATATGTAGCTGCTtagaagattggtgattatGTCGAATGTTTGACGGTTATATGATAATGCAAGAATATGGTCGGTTGTTCTTGTTCTGGGGGGATTGGCTGTTACATATTTCTCTTTAGGCTGCATTTCGTGGTTGACATTCAGCCTAACCGTAGCAAGATTGGGTCTAGAAAGGATCTATCATTTGGTAAGGGAAGAAAACGATTTTATCTTGGATAAAAAGGTTCAATTTTTTTGGCATAGGCTCTGAAAGGCAAAACCTGGGGTTCCTTATGCCTCTCTGAGATTAATGCTGACACCTTGTTTAGTTTCTCACATTATTTCAGTCCGACAATTTGGGATGGTCTCTTCTGCTCATTCCTATTATTAGACATCCAGTGCCTTGTTGCTTTTCTTCTGGCCATGGTTATGTTTTTCCTGCCTATTATTGGACGTATTTCATCTACGGTTTTTCTTTATTGTGCCTTACAAAACCATTGATATACCCAACTATAGATGTAGTTTCTTCAAGAGTGAAACCATAATGTTAAAGTATCCTAAAGGTTAGGATGGTATGAAAAAAGAGTAATCAAAGATGCCTGATTAGTATCAAATTCTGATGCTTGAGACTCCCAATTGAATCCCATTCAAGAGCTACTATTTTTTCCACTTGTGATGTGAAAAAGGATGAACTACCTAAGACAACGAAGTTATCTGATGGGAGCAATGTTTACAGATGTTTTATTAAACAGAATAATCAACAAAAACAGATGGTTTTTTCCcgtttgtttgatttgatagaTGCATGTTTTTCTGGTGCTTTAATCTACAGCTATCTGGGGTTTTTTTTGTGCGCTTATATTTCACTTTTCCCTTTGACTCCAGGTGAAAAGTCTTCATGAGTCCCTAGATAGGCGAATCTCTGCTGTGGAAAGTTTGAAACGAGTTGAAACTTCGCAGCATGTAGAAGCAGCAGAATAGGTCCATTGTTGCAAAAAAGatttcctaaatatgcaattGGTTCCTGGGTAATGTTTTTGTTCTCCTGATGAAAAATAATTGTAGCTGAACTTTATGTACTTCTGGATAGAATGATGGTATCCTCGGCCAGTTGACATAATTTGCCACACTtaattctgtttttttttctaaattgggTGAAACAGTGATtgtatttgaaaattaagttTATGAGAATCTAGACTGCCCGTGGTTTGTTGTATTTTTCAGTACTTATCTGGGTGAATTGATGTATCATATCTTGcaagttatttaattgttGGCTGAGTAGTTGTGTGATATGTTAATGAAACCTTACCATCCTTTTTACCATGGTAAACAATTGCTTCATTGAGAGGTGGGGAGGGAAGATAGTACGTAGTTGCCCTTGAAGCCAATTAAATTTGACCAAGGTTTCATCTCCTAAAGCAATGTTGTATAAGGTGCATGCCTGGGCAAGTGTTTCGTTGTACGCTTGGCAGCAGGCAGTCGGTGTGACATAGGGCCTTTGAACTCCGGTGCTTGTTAAAGTCTTTCTGGCAATATGTAAGGATTACAGTAAAAGCCTAATGCTTCAAAACCAATCAGTTTCTAGAGTTATAAATGTAACCTATCGTTACTTGGGTTTAATCTTTAAAGAtggttattaaatcaaaatttcttatttcttGATATGGTTCCAGTTTTCAGTTATAACTATGAACTCATGGAAGAACTTTCGGTTGCTATCTCATTTTAGTGCAATaatctaatatttttaagaagTTCTTCACACGTGATTAATCCGGCCCGTTGGAGTCTACTCTCTTGAGTTTGGGATTGGCAGATTCTGATAGGTCGCTTCTCAATGACGGCAACTGTTATTAGCTGCTTAAGCAGTCATGCCACAGTCCACAGTAATCAGCATTGCTCTCAAAAATGAGAATCTGATAAAAACATAGTATGAGATGTTGCAGTAAAAGCTAAAACTTTGGTTTTATGTGTTGTTTACAGGTTTTTTCACGCTTTATCATTTAGCCTAATTAGAGATGCCACTACATCCCTCATGGAGGGTCTCGTATCAGCCATGGCTTGTGTGCAGTGAAGTGCCAGTTCCAGCAATCTGAGGGCCTTTTGTTGTTCATCATTGACCCATAGGCTGATCTCCTCATCAAGGAAGCAAATGTATTCTTCATTGTCCTGTAGGTTCTGTCTAGCCCACGAGACAATAACTAAGCCTTCCTGGAAGCAGGGGTCTACGGGCAATTTTCTGCAAAGAATTTCTAGCAGAATCACTCCATAGCTGTAGACATCACATTTCTCTGTCAACTGAGTTGAGTATGCATTCTCTGAAGAGTGGCATAACGGACGAAAATGAAAGATAGTTTTAGAAATTTTGTTTCTACTTCGTAATgtctaattttcaaaaatggATGGAAAAAAGAGATGATGTAACCGACCTGGTGCTATGTAGCCCAATGTTCCAACAATTGCAGACCTTGTTGAGCTTGAATCCGTATCACAGACCAACTTTGCTATTCCAAAGTCTCCAATCTTTGGTTCAAATTCAGAATCCAGTAGTATGTTATCTGATTTGATGTCTCTATGGATAATCTGTGGCACGCAATCATGGTGTAGGTAGGAAAGGCCATGAGCTATACCGAAAGCAATACGATGTCGTGTATCCCAGTTTAAAACCAAACGGGGTTGGCTCTGGTGTAGGACATCAAAAAGTGTCCCGCCAGACATAAACTCGGTAACTATGAATCCATATCCATCTCTAATGCAGTAACCTGCCATTCTCAATATATTCCGATGCCTAATTAAGCGCAGAGTTCTCATTTCAAGTCTGAAGTTTGTGTCGGACAAATTCACCTTCTTGACAGCCCATTGGTTCCTAGAGTCGGAAGATTCTGTCCGGTAAACTGTTCCATGTTTGCCTCTTCCGATGATATACTTGTCACTCCATCCTTCTGTAGCACGAATAATATCTTcgattttcaaattctccggTAGATCTTCGGTTCTAGACTGTCGTTCATGGAGAAGAGTTTGATCATAAGAATGTTTCTTTTGTAGGAGTCTAACTACCAATATATATATCACTGCACAAAGCAATGCCACGGAGACCACCACAGCAGTAATTACACCAGCCAGCACCCTTCCCCTGCCGTTGCCTTTTCTAAGTTCCCGACAATAACCAGCTTCATCTCCTAGCGGGCAAAGTTCTGCGTTTCCGATAAAAGATCCAGGATATGAAGCTATGATCCTCATCCAAGCAGACGGTAATTTTCCTTTGAGGTGATTGAATGATATGTTCACAAAGTAGAGGGAGATCATGTTGTTCATATCTGCTGGTATCTCGCCATAGAAACTGTTGCTCGAGAGATCAAGAATCTGTAACTTGTCTAGTTTGCCAAGGCATGCAGGTATTTCACCAGAGAGCCTGTTGTTGCTTAAATTAAGAACTGAACTGAAATGGTGAAGGTTACTCAAACTGCATGGAATGGGACCTTGAAGCATGTTACTTCCAAGCTGCAATTCCAATAGGCTTTGGAGGGATGAAAAAGAATCAGGAATAATTCCAACGAGTTTGTTCTCTTGAAGTAGAAGGCTCTGCAATTTTGGCGATGATAATATCTCTGAAGAAATACTTCCTGAAAGATAATTGGCACTAAGGTCCAatttgatgatctttttgcAATGACCCAATTCAGAGGGAATGCTCCCTGTGAGTCTATTAGAAGAAACCCTTAAAATTTGTAGATTCTCAAGCTTCCCAAGCTCTGAAGGTATAGAGCCAGAGAGCCTATTTCGTGAGAAATCAAGCATTGAAAGATTGGTCCAGTGACCAAACACCGAGGGAATCTTTCCTTCAAGCAAGTTTCCTTGGACGTCCAGGAAGAAAATTCCAGAGTTCTCTTCCAAATCTGCTGGCATAGGCCCTTGCAAAAGATTGTTACTAAGGACCACCCTCTTGAGGGATGAGCATTTTCCAATATCAGTAGGAAAGCTCCCACTGAAACGGTTGTTCCCAAGGGCTAAAACTGAAAAATCACCGCCAGCACATATTCCGGATGGAATTGATCCATTAAGGCGGTTCCCTGACAAGTCCAATCTGACCAGAGCAGGAAAATTTTTCCTGAGCTCAAATTGCACCTCCCCAGTGAGATCATTGTGAGCCAGGGATAGAAATCTCAATTTCTTTAAATGAACAATTTCAGTTGGGATTCCACCAGTCAAACTGTTGTTATACAAAGCCAACTGCGCCAGGTTGCTCAGCCTGCCAATTCCGTGTGGAATGCGGCCTTCAATATGATTGCTGAACATAAAAAGGACCTCAAGACTTTCGAGATTGCAAATTTCTGGAGGGATACTTCCTCCAATGAAGTTGTGCTGAAGCCTAAGTTCGACAAGTGAACTGCAGTTTCCAAGCTCAGGAGGTAATGAGCCGTTAAGCATGTTGTtcaagataaataaataagttaaaCCTGTAAGATTTCCTATTGACTGAGGAATGCGACCAACCAAATTATTACCTGAAAGAGCAATAACCGCTAGCTGATTGCATTGAGCAATCCTCTCAGAAATTGTTCCATTGAGCTTGTTC
This window encodes:
- the LOC18605842 gene encoding uncharacterized protein LOC18605842 isoform X1; its protein translation is MEAAASVAATRSGSLPMPSPSRKEWRAVSDHHAVRNPGNEVELERSKLGQSDERTIYEVQHGREPADVDFCSITVDGSLDDDILQQRIHNVTRQREELQQMEVELRAQAIARSRILEMQSSCDAKIKAHANAASKLEEQLHESEQAIHELERKMEEKERELHAIKVEKEEAWAKEDLLREQNKELATFRRERDHSEAERAQHIKQIHDLQEHVQEKERQLIELQEQYRAAQETILYKDEQLREAQTWISRVQEMDALQSSTNHSLQAELRERTEQYNQLWHGCQRQFAEMERLHLHTVHQLQLELADARERNGSYTDESHISQANSKDLSQFGQNNGNQVDSNGSGATNANAGVISNGTSDNVQSFASAGNAPTQNQNDHVSSVPIAPSSLLGMPTYLPPGQVTALHSFVMHQQGVPPSVASHVGHYSMPAMSSIQQWQNQQTASEGFQRSAHNQLPPSQTDQSLGRSDVKYDYEMSVNGQTIHPDYLDHISQGPEANSVMSSSAGKAQVLESINTSYIVDPQPEPSLQQVSSQFHDALRLGTLEQSCESKEQNILNMNNHVLENQVLAVEGASTAASPSPPDTSVHSVNFSETTINDGTDATLPEKSVSTGQTILISAKTSETALLDERSLLACIVRTVPTGGRIRISSTLPNRLGKMLAPLHWHDYKKKYGKLDDFVASHPELFVIEGDYIQLREGAQEMIAATAAVAKVAAAAAASSPYSSFLPSVAVTPMAQPNRLKKVLPSIDSNHVKNENAVFKEYAAISKNAADNRSQLLGMQNQHANGICFGVAGGLSNVKILSKSKDPAEINGANFERSSVTSVESKGSGHGRSNSNFVGKQQGRATGAALSSRR
- the LOC18605843 gene encoding GRF1-interacting factor 2 isoform X1; this translates as MQQTPQLMTITTEQIQKCLDENKQLIMAILENQNQGKFAENASFQAQLQQNLMYLAKIADAQPQAPTTSSQMPPQSAVQQEQYVQCAQAVMAKQHPGFLAPKLPFHLNDQQQQTQQLMYLQQQQLNQPQMGLRSAAPSGTYQGVQSGLGNNFMNVQAIKQDSSEDGADEGLQNSAYGHNATDTESMRLK
- the LOC18605843 gene encoding GRF1-interacting factor 2 isoform X2, whose amino-acid sequence is MQQTPQLMTITTEQIQKCLDENKQLIMAILENQNQGKFAENASFQAQLQQNLMYLAKIADAQPQAPTTSSQSAVQQEQYVQCAQAVMAKQHPGFLAPKLPFHLNDQQQQTQQLMYLQQQQLNQPQMGLRSAAPSGTYQGVQSGLGNNFMNVQAIKQDSSEDGADEGLQNSAYGHNATDTESMRLK
- the LOC18605842 gene encoding uncharacterized protein LOC18605842 isoform X2, with the protein product MEAAASVAATRSGSLPMPSPSRKEWRAVSDHHAVRNPGNEVELERSKLGQSDERTIYEHGREPADVDFCSITVDGSLDDDILQQRIHNVTRQREELQQMEVELRAQAIARSRILEMQSSCDAKIKAHANAASKLEEQLHESEQAIHELERKMEEKERELHAIKVEKEEAWAKEDLLREQNKELATFRRERDHSEAERAQHIKQIHDLQEHVQEKERQLIELQEQYRAAQETILYKDEQLREAQTWISRVQEMDALQSSTNHSLQAELRERTEQYNQLWHGCQRQFAEMERLHLHTVHQLQLELADARERNGSYTDESHISQANSKDLSQFGQNNGNQVDSNGSGATNANAGVISNGTSDNVQSFASAGNAPTQNQNDHVSSVPIAPSSLLGMPTYLPPGQVTALHSFVMHQQGVPPSVASHVGHYSMPAMSSIQQWQNQQTASEGFQRSAHNQLPPSQTDQSLGRSDVKYDYEMSVNGQTIHPDYLDHISQGPEANSVMSSSAGKAQVLESINTSYIVDPQPEPSLQQVSSQFHDALRLGTLEQSCESKEQNILNMNNHVLENQVLAVEGASTAASPSPPDTSVHSVNFSETTINDGTDATLPEKSVSTGQTILISAKTSETALLDERSLLACIVRTVPTGGRIRISSTLPNRLGKMLAPLHWHDYKKKYGKLDDFVASHPELFVIEGDYIQLREGAQEMIAATAAVAKVAAAAAASSPYSSFLPSVAVTPMAQPNRLKKVLPSIDSNHVKNENAVFKEYAAISKNAADNRSQLLGMQNQHANGICFGVAGGLSNVKILSKSKDPAEINGANFERSSVTSVESKGSGHGRSNSNFVGKQQGRATGAALSSRR